In the Bacillus shivajii genome, one interval contains:
- the pknB gene encoding Stk1 family PASTA domain-containing Ser/Thr kinase produces MKGERINERYQIVKPVGGGGMADVYLAHDIILDREVAVKVLKAQFSKDDEFIRRFRREAQAATSLAHPNVVNIYDVGEEKDLYYIVMEYIDGLTLKDYIQQKGKLDVHEAVSYMEQMVSAIDHAHENRIIHRDLKPHNILISKDGQAKITDFGIARAISEATITHTNSVLGSVHYLSPEQARGGNVTYQSDIYSLGVVMYEMLTGEVPFQGDTAVSVAIKHLQTPLPYLRDMDPNIPQSVENVVLKATAKDPSDRFLSAGELLTDLHTVLSPERVNEKRYYIPTPNDEQTKAIPIIQNEQVGDQSKETLIHNQNTMVSSNDTEEKPAKKKKGPKFWFTAIILAFLFLFGTTYLAFSLIPSWLHVNDVIIPDDLIGMEADEAAEVLLELKLEVEEEHQYDDEMEEGKVISHRPGAGSTVKEGASVTLFISEGSEPQEMVDVTGLSLERAERELDGFEGIEIELKETMDGDDNTVLSQSPEVGNMIIPHDTVVTLVVSERRTYIMGHLLNFTRDEVGEEIGNEPLLNITYKEEYHPTVEEGRVVSQDPPRGTEIRERTDATIIFSRGPEPEPDPEPISGNVPVTVEINEDIDEDIDDEEEPQPVRVQITVIDLENSIPATVVDEETSDTTMYQVPMTIAPGEQALVYIYVNEQKYKDSPKVISYEELKEQQYE; encoded by the coding sequence ATGAAAGGTGAACGTATTAATGAACGATATCAAATCGTAAAGCCTGTTGGCGGCGGCGGAATGGCTGATGTTTATTTAGCTCATGATATCATTCTCGATCGTGAAGTTGCAGTAAAGGTTTTAAAAGCTCAATTCTCAAAAGATGATGAGTTTATACGTCGATTTCGTAGAGAGGCTCAAGCGGCTACAAGCTTAGCCCACCCTAATGTTGTCAACATTTATGATGTAGGCGAAGAAAAAGACTTATATTATATCGTTATGGAATACATTGATGGTCTAACATTAAAAGATTACATTCAACAAAAAGGGAAACTAGATGTGCATGAAGCAGTGTCTTATATGGAACAAATGGTTTCAGCAATTGATCATGCTCATGAAAATCGTATTATTCATAGGGATTTAAAGCCTCACAATATTTTGATTAGTAAAGATGGACAAGCGAAAATCACAGACTTCGGTATCGCTCGTGCCATTAGTGAAGCTACAATCACTCATACGAATTCAGTTTTAGGATCTGTACACTACTTATCACCTGAACAAGCTCGTGGAGGCAATGTCACGTATCAATCTGATATTTATTCGCTCGGTGTGGTCATGTACGAAATGCTCACTGGAGAAGTGCCGTTTCAAGGGGATACAGCAGTTTCTGTTGCCATTAAACATTTACAAACACCATTACCGTATTTAAGGGATATGGATCCGAATATTCCTCAAAGTGTTGAAAATGTTGTTTTAAAAGCAACTGCGAAAGATCCATCAGACCGTTTTCTATCAGCAGGTGAATTGTTAACCGACTTACATACGGTTTTGAGTCCTGAAAGAGTAAATGAAAAGCGCTATTACATTCCTACTCCAAATGATGAACAAACAAAAGCAATACCAATCATTCAAAATGAACAGGTCGGGGACCAATCGAAAGAAACGCTCATTCATAACCAAAATACAATGGTAAGTTCAAATGATACTGAAGAGAAACCTGCAAAGAAAAAGAAAGGTCCAAAATTTTGGTTTACAGCCATTATTCTAGCATTCCTCTTTTTATTTGGAACGACTTACCTTGCCTTTTCGCTCATTCCAAGTTGGTTACACGTTAACGATGTGATAATTCCAGATGACCTTATTGGAATGGAAGCAGACGAAGCAGCGGAAGTACTACTAGAGTTAAAATTAGAAGTCGAAGAAGAACACCAGTACGATGATGAAATGGAAGAAGGAAAAGTTATCTCACACCGACCTGGTGCTGGCTCAACAGTAAAAGAAGGTGCATCAGTAACCTTGTTTATTAGTGAAGGTAGTGAACCGCAAGAAATGGTCGATGTGACTGGATTATCTCTCGAGAGAGCTGAAAGAGAGCTTGATGGTTTTGAGGGGATTGAAATTGAGTTAAAAGAAACAATGGATGGCGATGATAACACGGTTCTTTCTCAATCGCCAGAAGTAGGAAATATGATTATTCCTCATGATACAGTTGTCACGCTAGTTGTAAGTGAGAGACGGACATATATTATGGGGCACTTACTTAACTTTACTAGAGATGAGGTAGGTGAAGAAATAGGCAATGAACCGTTGTTAAATATTACGTATAAAGAAGAATATCACCCGACAGTTGAAGAAGGAAGAGTGGTTTCTCAAGATCCTCCAAGGGGAACTGAAATACGTGAAAGAACAGATGCAACCATTATTTTTTCTAGAGGACCTGAACCTGAACCAGACCCTGAGCCGATTTCTGGTAATGTGCCTGTAACAGTGGAAATAAATGAAGACATAGATGAAGACATAGATGACGAAGAAGAACCACAGCCAGTTCGTGTCCAAATTACGGTTATTGATTTGGAAAATAGTATTCCTGCAACAGTTGTGGATGAAGAAACTAGTGATACAACGATGTATCAAGTACCAATGACTATTGCTCCTGGAGAACAAGCACTTGTTTATATTTACGTTAATGAACAAAAATATAAGGATTCGCCAAAAGTGATTTCGTATGAAGAATTAAAAGAACAACAATATGAATAA
- the rsgA gene encoding ribosome small subunit-dependent GTPase A, with translation MSRGRIVKALSGFYYVENEDGIFQCRGRGNFRKRKITPLVGDWVEFEAENRTDGYVLSVEDRQNELIRPPIANVEQAVLVFSTEEPSFSSLLLDRFLIHVEANDIDPIICLSKVDLLEEEQQQMMQTYESTYRDLGYEVVNTSIYLDETIEALRPYLANKVSVFAGQSGVGKSSLLNALKPDLDIETNPISKSLGRGKHTTRHVELIPIEKGYVADTPGFSSLDFEGIEADELGMYYPEMRERLNDCKFRGCTHINEPKCAVKAAIENGEIAQHRYNHYLQFVEEIQSQKRRY, from the coding sequence ATGAGTAGAGGAAGAATCGTAAAAGCATTAAGTGGTTTTTATTATGTGGAAAATGAAGATGGCATTTTCCAATGCAGAGGGCGGGGGAACTTTCGGAAGCGAAAAATCACCCCTCTCGTAGGTGACTGGGTGGAATTTGAAGCGGAAAATAGAACGGACGGCTACGTTTTAAGTGTAGAAGACCGGCAAAATGAACTCATTCGTCCACCGATTGCGAATGTAGAGCAGGCTGTTCTTGTATTTTCCACAGAAGAACCATCCTTTAGCTCTCTGTTACTAGATCGATTTCTAATCCATGTTGAAGCTAATGATATCGATCCGATTATTTGTTTATCAAAGGTCGATCTATTAGAAGAAGAGCAACAACAGATGATGCAAACATATGAGAGTACGTATCGTGATCTAGGGTATGAGGTCGTCAATACGTCGATTTACTTGGATGAAACGATAGAGGCCCTCCGTCCATATTTAGCAAATAAAGTTTCTGTTTTTGCAGGTCAGTCTGGTGTAGGGAAATCATCACTTTTAAATGCCTTAAAGCCAGATTTAGATATTGAAACAAACCCTATCTCTAAAAGTTTAGGGAGAGGTAAACATACGACGCGTCATGTAGAGCTCATCCCGATTGAAAAGGGTTATGTTGCAGATACTCCTGGTTTTAGTTCGTTAGACTTTGAAGGAATTGAAGCAGATGAGCTTGGCATGTATTATCCTGAAATGCGAGAACGGTTAAATGATTGTAAGTTTAGAGGCTGCACACATATCAATGAACCGAAATGTGCGGTAAAAGCAGCAATAGAAAATGGTGAAATTGCACAGCATCGTTATAATCATTATTTACAATTTGTCGAAGAAATCCAATCACAAAAGCGGAGGTACTAA